The genomic interval ACCATCATTTCCGCAGCTTTTCGGTACCAACAGGACACGTAGTCAAGGATGCCGGCACCTTTCAAGCTGCCAAAGGTAGCCAAGACTTCCGCCTTCTGAAGGCTGGTCTGCTCCTTCTTCCCAATGAAGGGCGGATTGCCGACGATGTAGGTGAGGTCCTTGGGCTTAACGACTGTCTGCCAGTCGATGGCCAGGGCGTTACCGTGAACGATGCTCGGTGCCTTTTTCAGCGGTAACCGGGCGAAGTACTGGCCGAACTCTTCAGAGACGCACAGGTTCATCTGGTGGTCGGTCATCCACAGGGCGACCTGGGCAATCTGTGCTGCGAACTCCTCAATCTCGATGCCGTAGAACTGGTCCACGTCCACGAACATGATTTGGCCAATGTCGAGCAAGCTGCTGGTAGACGCCTTGAATGTTTCGCGCAGGACATCGAGCTCTAGAAGACGGAGCTCGCGGTAGGCGATGACGAGGAAGTTTCCGCATCCGCAGGCGGGGTCAAAAATTCTGATGCTGCCCAGCTTCTCGTGGAAGGCCAACAAGCGCTTCTTGTCGCGCTTAACGCGCTCGAATTCTTCCTTCAGCTCGTCAAGGAACAGAGGCCGGAGAGCCTTGAGAATGTTGCCTTCGCTGGTGTAGTGGGCCCCGAGGTTGCGCCGCGCCTTCTTGTCCATGATGGACTGGAAGAGCGCCCCAAAGATGGCCGGCGAAATCCGCGCCCAATTCAGCGTCGTGCAGTCGAGCAAGGTCTCGCGCATCTTCGAGTCGAACGAGGCCAGCGGTAGCGCTTCCTCGAACAGCTTGCCGTTGATGTATGCGAAGGCCGCCAGTTGATCGTCGAGATTCTTTAGCCTTTTGGCCTGTGGTGTGTTGAGGACCTGGAACAGATTGGCCAGCAGGGCCGCCAGGTCGGAGCCGTCTTCAGCGGACCTAAGCTCTATCAACTCCTTAAACTGCTGCCGCTCGAAAATCGCGTTGTCCTCGGCGAACAAACAGAACAGCAAGCGCACAAGGAAGACTTCGAGGGGGTGCCCCTCGTAACCGATGGCCTTCAACTGGTCATGTAGCTTACCGAGCTTCTCGGCCGCCTTGATGTTGACCGGGTCTTGCTCGCCGAAGCTGCGGGTTTCATAGCCAGCGATGAAGCCGAAGAGCCGTACGTTCTTGTGCAGCTCCTTGAGGGTGAATTCGTGTTCGTGACCTTCGTCGAGGTCATACAGCCGGAAACGGCCAAAGTCTGAGACCAAGACGTAGCGGGGGAGGTCACGCTCCTTCAAGCCGCTGAAGTAGTCCGTGGCCTGGGTGAACGCACGGTCCAGGTCTTTACCCAGTGACTTGTGCTCAACCAGGAGCACCCCCTTCCACAGAAGGTCGATGAAACCGCCCTTCCCGTCTGACTTCTTGACCGGTGTTTCGAAGGATGCGGTGCGGCGCCGGGTGATGCCGAAGACATTGAAGAAGGCGTCCCAGAAGCTCTTGGCTTCAGCGTCCTCCGAGGCCTCCCCTTCCCATTCCTTTGAAAATGCAACAGCTCGTGTTCGTATCTCATTCCAGCTCAGCGGCATGCAGTCTTTCTCTCAATTTTTATAGCCTGTGTGCAGGGACGCGGCCACAGGTATTTTGCTGTGTGTCAGGGCGAGCCCCTTGGTGCTGCGCACCAAAGGTCGGACAACAGGTTCCGGTACGCCCCCCCCGAGCATCGAGGCAGGTCGCGGCCCTGCGGGTAACCAAAAGACCATATCGCAGAACCACGTTGGACTCTCTGACCAGCACTGAGGTATCGCAAAGCAGTCGTTGGTGAACGCAACATGATTATGGACGTGCTGGCGCGCGAGCAAAAATTCATCAACTCCTCTGTGCAAGAGCGCCCCCATACCGAGCTTAAAAAGCTCAACGACATCCGCTTCGCAATCCCATTCAGTATTCCCGACATCCTGCGCGGGATGTTCAACTATCTGAACGAGAAGCGCGCGGTTATGAAAGACTAGGTTTAGGCTACCCGGTTGCTGGACACCGGCCGGCGAGCGGGGACAGGTCAGGGCAGTCGGAACAGTGGGACACGGTTCGGACCATTTGCAACCGGCTGCGGGACTTGCTTCCGGAAGAGCAGCAAGGTAATTGAGGAATGCAGATATTCACCAGGCTTGACTGATTAGACCGGCCGCACTTTGCAGAAGAGATCGTTCGAGCCGTTCAAGTGGCGACGCTGTTGACGATAAGCAAACTCGAGGGAGTGATCAGCCAGTGAGCTCGACGGCGCTCACCGAGCGTTCTTGGCGACAAAGGTCCGCCCAACCCGTGAACCTCGAACGACTCACAACAGCCTGAAGCAGTCAATGGCTAGTCATCTGGACGTACATATCGTCGCCGCTGAGTACATAGTTGGGACAGTCCGGCCCACCATTCGCCGTTTACTGCTGATTGAGCAGTGCCAGCGCCTTGCGCTTGCCCAGCTTGAGCACTGCAGCGATGCGCTCCAACTGCGCGGCCCGTGGATGGACTTGGCCGGTCTCCCACTTGTAGACCGACAGCGAGGAAGCACCCAGCATTTGGGCCATCTGTTTCTGTGTGATGCCGAGTGCCGCGCGTTTCTCGATCAACACCTGAGCATCGAACTGGAGCTGCTTTGATCTCTTGGGAGTGGCGTCTTCTGCCACTGCCTTGACTTTGGGCGCATCCGTTGCCTTGACCTGCCGTTGAGTGGCTTTGAGCTGGGAAGTCAGTGCCTTGACCTCTCGCTTCAGAGCTGCGATCTCTGAGCGATGGCCATTGATCGCTTTGCGCATACCCTGAAGTTCAGGCTTGAGCTCCCTGCGAGCCATACGAACAACTTCAGCGCGAAAGGCATTGGAAAACGTATTCATAGGCCCAATGGTAACTATCGCGACCGGCTGCTCCTGGCCGCTTGCGGCCGTTGACGGAGGATACCTGCTGCAGGTGTTCATGGTGCCGGACTGACGGGTCATCATCACCGGAATGCCCAAAGTGGTCATGTAGCCAGACTGAGTGTTCAAGTGAACCGGAATACGCAACCGCTCAAGGGCCACGCGCTGGCGGGCCTCACGCAGCCAGCGGTGCACCATGTTTGGGTTCAGGCCGTGACTCAAAGCCACGGCTGACACTGAGGCTCCCGACTGGCGTGTTTGCTCCAGGACGGCGTCCTTGAACTGCCCCGTGTACTCGCGCCGCATTGGGCGCTCATCTATCGACACTCGATCCATCGTCTCCACGATCCTCCATCGTGGGGACGATGCACGATCACGTCGAAAGCTTCAAGATGGGATGGCCGGACGCATACACTGCAGCGGACGTGAGATCGGCCTGGCGCCCTCAACACCGACTCTCTCTGCAACAGACAGTTCGGCCAACTGCCTGGTCAGGTAGACCAGCGACTCTTCGGTCTCGCGTTGGACTTAGCTCCGCTCCGAAGGCGACAGACGTTTCTTTGAGTGACTTGCCGCTGCCGATCCTTCCAGCAAGTCAAATAGCTGCGCGAATGCTGGGACGCTGCTCGGCAGTGATTTCAGTATGGCCTCGAAACGTCCAGTCAAGGCATTGTGGTCGCGCGGGTGATCCGTAACACCAGGGTATGCGATATCCAGAAAATTGCACAGCTTTTGCACATTCTTGCTGTAGGTTTTGAAATTGCCGCGTTCGCAGCGACTGATCTGCGAATGGTGCACGCCGGTTGCGCTACTCAATTCGGAAATGCTGAGAAATGATCGCAACCTCGCCGCCTTTAGTCGTGCACCAATGGTCTCAGATTGAGTTGGTTTGATCTTCTTGCGCATTGTGTGAATTATGTGCAAAAATTACAAAATAGGGTGGGAATTGAACGATGACTGTTTACGTTGACAATGAGCGCATTCAGTGGCGCGGCAAACTGTGGTGCCACCTTGTCGCGGAGTCTCTCGACGAACTCCACGCTTTCGCTACCACTCTTGGACTTCAGCGCCGTTGGTTTCAACACAAGGCGTCCTATCCGCACTACGATGTGACTACTGCCGTTCGGGAGCGCGCCCTGTTGCTTGGCGCACTCCCGGGTACCAAGGAGCAGATCATCACCAGTGCAAAACTCTTGCGAACGGAGCTCAAGGTGCAATCAACACTGGCTGCAGAGAATGCTCATTCCACGCGTCAGCTGGAGATCGCCTGATATGTCGCCTCTCCAAATCAAAGAACCTCCTCTTACCGTGGCTGAATACTTTGAACGGGCAGGCGATACGGATCGATTTGGACAAATGCCCGATGGGCTGACCCAACTGGGCTTCGGGCTCTTCGGAGAAGTGGGTGGCTTGCTCGCAGCTCTGAAAAAGTCTCGCAGAGACAAGCTGAAGGAACCCAAAACGCAGATTGCAGGCGAGGAAATCGGCGACGCCCTCTGGTACCTCGTGAGCTTGGCGACCCACCGCAGCGTCGCACCTGATGTACTGGCGACGTCCTGCATGATGAGTCTGCGCGATCGCCTTAACGAAGCTCCGCTGGTGCCCAAGCCTGGCGTGACTTTCGAGGAGATTGACGGTCTCGTGGAGGTCCATCATGCGGAACTCCAGGACCAGAAAGAAAAGCTGCTTCGCGCATTGGCTGGGAGTTGTGGCCAGTTGACGGAGCATACTCAGGAGGAGTTGGAGGCTTTCTCGCCAGAAGCGGTCGCCAAGTCGTTAGGCGGACTGATGGCCCAGCTCGCGCTGATCGCATACTGCTTTGAGCTAGAACTCGCCGATATTGCAAGGGAGAACCTCGGAAAAATTAGGGACCGCTGGCCGGGTAAGGATCCAGAGTTCAATCGGCTGTTCGATGCGACCAACTGCGAGGAGTATGAACGCTTTCCCCGCCAGTTCGAGATCGAATTCGTTGAGCGTCAGGTGGGGTCGCGAAAGGTCGTTGTACAGCGGATGGGCGGCGTCAATATTGGTGATCCGCTTACCGACAACAGCAACGTTCCAGACGGGTACAGCTTCCACGACGTTTTTCACCTGTCCTATGTTGCACATCTAGGCTGGTCACCCGTCATGCGGGCACTTCTCAAGCTCAAGCGAAAGTCTCGCTCTGAAATTGACGAGAATGAGGACGGAGCACGCGCGATCATCATTGAGGAAGGCATTGCCACCTGGATCTTCAACCACGCAAAGGAACGCAAAGATTTCTTCGAAGGCGTGGCAAGGGGAGAGCTGGAGTTTGGCCTGCTCAAGCAGGTGCGCAGCATGGTGACGGGATACGAAGTAGCCGAGTGCCCGACATGGCAATGGGAAATCGCTATTCTTCGCGGCTTCGAGGTGTTCCGGCAGCTGAAATCTGCAGGTCGGGGTATCGTGAAAGTTGATATGGAAAATCGCTCTCTGGAATTCGTCCTTGATCGGGAAGTGAAAGTGCCAGCATGACTCCCACCAGTTTTGTCCAAGCCCTCGCTGCAGTGAAGCTGCCGAATGTGTTCAACCCCTACGCCGACATCTGTGAGGTGCATGATCGGTCAAATGCGGCGGCCATGCGTCGTCGCGGGCTACGAACGCTTCTCACTGCGGCGCAGGCGATAGGTATTGACACCCTCTGGATGGGGCGCGATCTCGGCTACCGAGGCGGCCGTCGTACTGGCTTGGCCCTCACTGACGAAATGCAGCTGATGCAATTCCCGTCTATTTACCCGGGTGCTGAGCCTGAGAAGTCCACCCTTGGCCCTGCCGTGGCCGAGCGGACTGCGGCCGAGATATGGGCTGTTTTGGCGCAGCTGGATCTGCCGCCGTTACTGTGGAACGTGTTCCCTTTTCACCCACACGAGCCGGGCAACGCCTTTACGAACCGCAAGTTCACGGCTGCGGAATTGCGCGTTGCGGATGGGTTGAATCGTCAGCTGATCGCTTGGCTGGGCATTCGGCGCATTATCGCGATCGGTCAGGATGCAGCACACTATGCCGCGCAGTTCGGTGTCCAGGTGGAGTGCGTCCGGCACCCCAGCTACGGCGGAGTGACAGAATTCCGCGACGGCATCCGTCGTTTATATGGGTTGCCCCGCCCCCCCGTGGCTCACGCCGGAGAGCAAACCTCGCTGCTCTG from Acidovorax sp. FHTAMBA carries:
- a CDS encoding DNA methyltransferase, yielding MPLSWNEIRTRAVAFSKEWEGEASEDAEAKSFWDAFFNVFGITRRRTASFETPVKKSDGKGGFIDLLWKGVLLVEHKSLGKDLDRAFTQATDYFSGLKERDLPRYVLVSDFGRFRLYDLDEGHEHEFTLKELHKNVRLFGFIAGYETRSFGEQDPVNIKAAEKLGKLHDQLKAIGYEGHPLEVFLVRLLFCLFAEDNAIFERQQFKELIELRSAEDGSDLAALLANLFQVLNTPQAKRLKNLDDQLAAFAYINGKLFEEALPLASFDSKMRETLLDCTTLNWARISPAIFGALFQSIMDKKARRNLGAHYTSEGNILKALRPLFLDELKEEFERVKRDKKRLLAFHEKLGSIRIFDPACGCGNFLVIAYRELRLLELDVLRETFKASTSSLLDIGQIMFVDVDQFYGIEIEEFAAQIAQVALWMTDHQMNLCVSEEFGQYFARLPLKKAPSIVHGNALAIDWQTVVKPKDLTYIVGNPPFIGKKEQTSLQKAEVLATFGSLKGAGILDYVSCWYRKAAEMMVQNDQILAALVSTNSITQGEQVGVLWGDLLRRGVTINFAHRTFEWSSEAKGKAAVHCVIIGFGRQSVPTKRLFEYEKPNSEPVEITVARLNPYLVDAAITLLENRREPLFSSPEVNYGSFALDDGHFTLFANDKAAILAESPGAKKFIREFIGGREFLHSEPRWCLWLQDAAPGELRSLPPIYRRVEAVRKWRSGSDRETTKSLATTPTLFAEVRQPSKPYLAMPTASSEKRLYIPIAFLPPKVVASNQLYVIPEATPYHFGVLTSLMHMAWVRTVCGRIKSDYRYSAGIVYNNFPWPEPTEKQRTAIEAAAQVVLDTRANFSKATLAEMYDPLAMPAELLKAHQKLDKAVDVAYGRTVFKTEAERVAFLFERYAKHKAALDTMAPAKKAGKTDA
- a CDS encoding helix-turn-helix domain-containing protein translates to MDRVSIDERPMRREYTGQFKDAVLEQTRQSGASVSAVALSHGLNPNMVHRWLREARQRVALERLRIPVHLNTQSGYMTTLGIPVMMTRQSGTMNTCSRYPPSTAASGQEQPVAIVTIGPMNTFSNAFRAEVVRMARRELKPELQGMRKAINGHRSEIAALKREVKALTSQLKATQRQVKATDAPKVKAVAEDATPKRSKQLQFDAQVLIEKRAALGITQKQMAQMLGASSLSVYKWETGQVHPRAAQLERIAAVLKLGKRKALALLNQQ
- a CDS encoding helix-turn-helix transcriptional regulator, whose protein sequence is MRKKIKPTQSETIGARLKAARLRSFLSISELSSATGVHHSQISRCERGNFKTYSKNVQKLCNFLDIAYPGVTDHPRDHNALTGRFEAILKSLPSSVPAFAQLFDLLEGSAAASHSKKRLSPSERS
- a CDS encoding DUF4031 domain-containing protein, producing the protein MTVYVDNERIQWRGKLWCHLVAESLDELHAFATTLGLQRRWFQHKASYPHYDVTTAVRERALLLGALPGTKEQIITSAKLLRTELKVQSTLAAENAHSTRQLEIA
- a CDS encoding nucleoside triphosphate pyrophosphohydrolase family protein, yielding MSPLQIKEPPLTVAEYFERAGDTDRFGQMPDGLTQLGFGLFGEVGGLLAALKKSRRDKLKEPKTQIAGEEIGDALWYLVSLATHRSVAPDVLATSCMMSLRDRLNEAPLVPKPGVTFEEIDGLVEVHHAELQDQKEKLLRALAGSCGQLTEHTQEELEAFSPEAVAKSLGGLMAQLALIAYCFELELADIARENLGKIRDRWPGKDPEFNRLFDATNCEEYERFPRQFEIEFVERQVGSRKVVVQRMGGVNIGDPLTDNSNVPDGYSFHDVFHLSYVAHLGWSPVMRALLKLKRKSRSEIDENEDGARAIIIEEGIATWIFNHAKERKDFFEGVARGELEFGLLKQVRSMVTGYEVAECPTWQWEIAILRGFEVFRQLKSAGRGIVKVDMENRSLEFVLDREVKVPA
- a CDS encoding uracil-DNA glycosylase; its protein translation is MTPTSFVQALAAVKLPNVFNPYADICEVHDRSNAAAMRRRGLRTLLTAAQAIGIDTLWMGRDLGYRGGRRTGLALTDEMQLMQFPSIYPGAEPEKSTLGPAVAERTAAEIWAVLAQLDLPPLLWNVFPFHPHEPGNAFTNRKFTAAELRVADGLNRQLIAWLGIRRIIAIGQDAAHYAAQFGVQVECVRHPSYGGVTEFRDGIRRLYGLPRPPVAHAGEQTSLL